A genome region from Trichosurus vulpecula isolate mTriVul1 chromosome 5, mTriVul1.pri, whole genome shotgun sequence includes the following:
- the BTD gene encoding biotinidase isoform X2, translating into MLGASYKLGLLLLCHQVISLEGHPEGHYVAAIYEHRSVLSPDSTALTDRESALRLMNQNLDLYEEQIVAAAKEGVQIIVFPEDGIHGFNFTRDSIYPFLDFVPSLQSGKWNPCLEPHRFSDTEVLQRLSCMAIKGHMFLVANLGTKQPCNSSDPRCPPDGRYQFNTDVVFSDSGTFVTSYRKQNLYFEYAFDTPSQVDHSTFDTPFAGKFGVFTCFDILFFEPAVSLVRDYGVKHIVFPAAWMNQLPLLASIEIQQAFAVAFNVNVLAANIHHPSLGMTGSGIHTPRKSFWYHDMESLEGKLIIAQIPKNPPEDVDLLWNGTSRIYESHRKFSSEDPNCENDADVHCSESPKWSQKMPPSFHSEMMYDNFTFVPVWENQGSLRVCANSLCCYLDYQRHVLSGDLYALGVFDGLHTVNGRYYVQVCALVKCGGLHVETCGQEISNAADTFNFHLWGNFSTSFVFPILLTSGMTLESPGQLGWEGNHYFMRKNQLSSGLVTAALYGRWYERD; encoded by the exons ATGCTTGGAGCCAGCTATAAACTTGGCCTTCTCCTCTTGTGCCATCAAGTTATCTCCTTGGAAGGCCATCCTGAAGGACATTATGTTGCTGCCATCTATGAACATCGGTCAGTACTGAGTCCCGACTCTACAGCCCTTACGGATCGAGAGTCAGCACTGAGACTGATGAACCAGAACCTAGATCTGTATGAAGAGCAGATAGTGGCTGCAGCAAAGGAG GGGGTGCAGATTATTGTCTTTCCAGAAGATGGGATTCATGGATTCAACTTCACCAGAGATTCCATTTACCCATTTCTGGACTTTGTTCCATCTCTCCAGTCTGGGAAGTGGAACCCATGCCTGGAGCCACATAGGTTCAGTGATACGGAG GTCCTCCAGCGCTTGAGTTGTATGGCCATCAAGGGCCACATGTTCCTGGTGGCTAACCTGGGAACCAAACAGCCTTGTAACAGCAGTGACCCACGATGCCCACCTGATGGACGATACCAGTTTAATACTGACGTCGTGTTCAGCGACAGCGGCACCTTTGTCACCAGCTATCGCAAGCAAAACCTCTATTTTGAATATGCTTTTGATACTCCGTCTCAAGTTGATCACAGCACCTTTGATACGCCTTTTGCTGGCAAATTTGGCGTTTTCACTTGCTTTGATATATTGTTCTTTGAACCTGCTGTGAGCCTTGTGAGAGACTATGGAGTGAAACATATCGTGTTTCCGGCCGCATGGATGAACCAGCTCCCCCTCCTGGCAAGTATTGAAATTCAACAAGCTTTTGCGGTTGCTTTCAATGTCAACGTTCTGGCAGCAAATATCCACCACCCATCCTTGGGCATGACAGGCAGTGGCATACATACTCCTCGGAAGTCTTTTTGGTATCATGATATGGAAAGCCTTGAAGGCAAACTGATCATAGCCCAGATACCCAAAAACCCACCGGAGGATGTAGACCTCCTGTGGAATGGCACAAGTAGAATTTATGAGTCTCACAGAAAATTCTCATCAGAAGATCCTAACTGTGAGAACGATGCGGATGTTCACTGTAGTGAGTCCCCTAAATGGAGCCAAAAGATGCCACCTTCATTTCACTCTGAGATGATGTATGACAATTTCACTTTCGTTCCCGTTTGGGAAAATCAGGGCAGCCTCCGGGTCTGTGCCAATTCCCTCTGTTGTTATTTGGATTATCAGAGACACGTTTTATCCGGTGATTTATATGCTCTTGGGGTCTTTGATGGTCTTCATACGGTAAATGGCCGTTACTATGTTCAAGTGTGTGCCCTGGTGAAATGCGGTGGCCTCCATGTTGAGACCTGTGGACAGGAGATATCAAACGCTGCTGATACTTTCAACTTTCACCTCTGGGGAAATTTTAGTACCTCCTTTGTGTTTCCTATACTACTGACTTCTGGAATGACGCTGGAATCCCCAGGCCAACTGGGCTGGGAAGGCAACCATTACTTCATGAGGAAGAATCAGTTGTCTTCGGGTTTAGTGACAGCTGCTTTGTATGGACGCTGGTATGAGAGGGATTAG
- the BTD gene encoding biotinidase isoform X1 — translation MADLSVLHRFIAHIMLGASYKLGLLLLCHQVISLEGHPEGHYVAAIYEHRSVLSPDSTALTDRESALRLMNQNLDLYEEQIVAAAKEGVQIIVFPEDGIHGFNFTRDSIYPFLDFVPSLQSGKWNPCLEPHRFSDTEVLQRLSCMAIKGHMFLVANLGTKQPCNSSDPRCPPDGRYQFNTDVVFSDSGTFVTSYRKQNLYFEYAFDTPSQVDHSTFDTPFAGKFGVFTCFDILFFEPAVSLVRDYGVKHIVFPAAWMNQLPLLASIEIQQAFAVAFNVNVLAANIHHPSLGMTGSGIHTPRKSFWYHDMESLEGKLIIAQIPKNPPEDVDLLWNGTSRIYESHRKFSSEDPNCENDADVHCSESPKWSQKMPPSFHSEMMYDNFTFVPVWENQGSLRVCANSLCCYLDYQRHVLSGDLYALGVFDGLHTVNGRYYVQVCALVKCGGLHVETCGQEISNAADTFNFHLWGNFSTSFVFPILLTSGMTLESPGQLGWEGNHYFMRKNQLSSGLVTAALYGRWYERD, via the exons ATTTATTGCCCACATTATGCTTGGAGCCAGCTATAAACTTGGCCTTCTCCTCTTGTGCCATCAAGTTATCTCCTTGGAAGGCCATCCTGAAGGACATTATGTTGCTGCCATCTATGAACATCGGTCAGTACTGAGTCCCGACTCTACAGCCCTTACGGATCGAGAGTCAGCACTGAGACTGATGAACCAGAACCTAGATCTGTATGAAGAGCAGATAGTGGCTGCAGCAAAGGAG GGGGTGCAGATTATTGTCTTTCCAGAAGATGGGATTCATGGATTCAACTTCACCAGAGATTCCATTTACCCATTTCTGGACTTTGTTCCATCTCTCCAGTCTGGGAAGTGGAACCCATGCCTGGAGCCACATAGGTTCAGTGATACGGAG GTCCTCCAGCGCTTGAGTTGTATGGCCATCAAGGGCCACATGTTCCTGGTGGCTAACCTGGGAACCAAACAGCCTTGTAACAGCAGTGACCCACGATGCCCACCTGATGGACGATACCAGTTTAATACTGACGTCGTGTTCAGCGACAGCGGCACCTTTGTCACCAGCTATCGCAAGCAAAACCTCTATTTTGAATATGCTTTTGATACTCCGTCTCAAGTTGATCACAGCACCTTTGATACGCCTTTTGCTGGCAAATTTGGCGTTTTCACTTGCTTTGATATATTGTTCTTTGAACCTGCTGTGAGCCTTGTGAGAGACTATGGAGTGAAACATATCGTGTTTCCGGCCGCATGGATGAACCAGCTCCCCCTCCTGGCAAGTATTGAAATTCAACAAGCTTTTGCGGTTGCTTTCAATGTCAACGTTCTGGCAGCAAATATCCACCACCCATCCTTGGGCATGACAGGCAGTGGCATACATACTCCTCGGAAGTCTTTTTGGTATCATGATATGGAAAGCCTTGAAGGCAAACTGATCATAGCCCAGATACCCAAAAACCCACCGGAGGATGTAGACCTCCTGTGGAATGGCACAAGTAGAATTTATGAGTCTCACAGAAAATTCTCATCAGAAGATCCTAACTGTGAGAACGATGCGGATGTTCACTGTAGTGAGTCCCCTAAATGGAGCCAAAAGATGCCACCTTCATTTCACTCTGAGATGATGTATGACAATTTCACTTTCGTTCCCGTTTGGGAAAATCAGGGCAGCCTCCGGGTCTGTGCCAATTCCCTCTGTTGTTATTTGGATTATCAGAGACACGTTTTATCCGGTGATTTATATGCTCTTGGGGTCTTTGATGGTCTTCATACGGTAAATGGCCGTTACTATGTTCAAGTGTGTGCCCTGGTGAAATGCGGTGGCCTCCATGTTGAGACCTGTGGACAGGAGATATCAAACGCTGCTGATACTTTCAACTTTCACCTCTGGGGAAATTTTAGTACCTCCTTTGTGTTTCCTATACTACTGACTTCTGGAATGACGCTGGAATCCCCAGGCCAACTGGGCTGGGAAGGCAACCATTACTTCATGAGGAAGAATCAGTTGTCTTCGGGTTTAGTGACAGCTGCTTTGTATGGACGCTGGTATGAGAGGGATTAG